ACTCCTCCAATCCTTCCTGAAGCCCGATTCCCTGACGGCGCGCTTCTTCCAGAAGCCACGGCGCCAGACGGGCAATAGCAAGGGCATGATGATTTGCCGCGGCGGTATCATTCTGGTCAATCGCTATCCTTGTCAGAAAATAACGGGAATGCCAGTCATATTCATTCAGGCTGACCGCCCGATTGAAATAATATTTGGCGCTATCGATATAATTCAAACGGTAAAAAGCCCGCCCAATCCCGTAATTCAGTAGAAAATAATCCTCCCCCAAAAATTGCCGCGCCTGCTCAAAGCAGAGAATGGCGTCAACAAATTCGCCGGCGTTGTAATTGTCGAAACCGGCTTTAAGATTCTGCGGAAAGCCAACCTCCGGTAGGACAGTATCCCGCGTCATATCAACTTTGCCCCATCTTCTATAGAGCGAAACCCAGCGCATCACATTCTCTCTGGGAAAACCGATAGGAAAGTAATTCTTGCGAAATTCGGAGTGGAGAAACAGAGCCTGTTCCGCCGGCGCCGACGGCTTATATTCGGTCGAGAAAAAAATGAAATCGGGCGATTGCTCCAGAAGATACCGCGAGTTGAAACGGCGCTCTTTCCAGGTAGATTGCAAGCCGGGGATATGCTCCGGATTACGAGCAATATGACGGTCGGTCAGACCGAGCATATCGATGACTCTGTGTCCCGGAAGAGCGTACCCGAGCATCCCGATGGTGCTCGCCGCAATCGTAAAATCGGTTCCCATATATCTCCGAAGCATCATCGAGGCATATTCCATCTTCCCCACCAGCGCTTTTTCCAGATGTCGATAAGTCATGGTATGATTATACCCCCGATAAAAACTGAAACCCGAAAGTCCCGTCAATAATACCACCGTAATCGGCTTAGCCATTTTCGCAGCCGCGCGCCATCGCCTTGACGCTCTTTCCACCAGCGCCACCATTCCCAACCCGAAGAGAAGGGATAGCGGCGCCAGAAGCGGCACGAAGAAGCGATAGACTTTCAAGACATCTCCTCCAATCCAAACAATATAGAGCAGAGAGACGGCAATGTAGATATATAGAAGAGAATACCGCTTCCAGAGGAACGGCGCCGCCGCTATTGGAATCAGGAATACCAAACCGTACAGACCGGCGGTGGTGCAATAAAACCATACATACTCCAGTCCGCTGACTATATATTCCAGTCCCACGCCGCTCTTAGCGTAGAATGAATTCGGTAGAAGCTCTCCATAGTACGCTAACTTGAACAGGGCATAAGGAAGAAGCAGAACTCCGTATATCAGGAGAAGCTTCCAGGGAAATCTCCGGTTTCGATACAGGCGATACAGCAAAATCGCAGCGAGCGGCACAACGCCATCAGGACGAAGCAAGGTGGCAATAGCCAGAAGCCATGGGGTTAGTGACGGTTTTCGGTACTCAGCCAGAAGGGCGCCCAGGGTCGCCAGGGCAAAAGCCGCGCTCTCCATACCGGAGGTTGACCAGTACGGCAACGCCGGGCTGGCAATAAGTAACAGCGAACCGCTCAGAAAGCAAAGCCATTCCCCTTTTTGATAGTGAGTCGCAATCAGCAGAAAAAGAAGCCCAAACAGCGACACTCCACAAGCCAGACCCAGAACGCCGGTAATCAATTCATACTTGACCCCTGTTATCAGATTTATCAGCGATATCAGTATCACCCAGAGGAAATTAGTGTACCCCTCAATCCGCTCTCCGATATTAAACACCAATCCATTTCCATTCAGGAAATTGGCGGCATAGCGGTATGATATATAGGCATCGTCCTGTTTAACTTCAAGCAGATGGCAAAGGTAGAGAAACCCGGCTATCAAGCAAAAAAAAAGCAATATGGTCGGGGTGGGCCAGTGATGCTCTCCAGAACTCTTATCAGACATTCTTTATCCTGCGGAAAAACCCAAATATATCCCTTTTGGCTGATAAAGTCAAAAACTCAAGTGAACAGGCTTGGTTCTTTACTGCTGGATGGGTTGATTGGCAGCGGGTAATTTTTACCCACCGGTGAAATTATCCCCGCGCGCTATTCAAATTAGACAGCACTGGTCTAATATACCCTTCCAAGCCATTTAATCGCCACCCCGCAATATATTAGAGTAGTTATATAGTGGAACAGCCAATCTATTTTTGAGTTCGTTGGTCTCTGACCCGACTCTCCATTTTTTCGGCACAGCAATTGCCATTAATAAATTGCAGAGAGATGAAAGCAGCCAAAAAAATTGGGAGAGACTGATGCCTAAACGAATTACCGAAAGAATTGTTACTGACCGCGAGAGTCCGGCGCCGCCTGCGATAGGACCGGTCAGCCTCTGTGCTACCTGTGATTCTGTTCAGACCTGCGTATTCTTCAGCGAGCACCAGGGAGCGATACAGTTCTGCGAAGAATACCTCGCCGCCACCGATTCTCCGGCGCCGAAACTTGAGACAGCTTTGGCCGTCGGGACGACCGTGAGTACCGACGCCAAAGGGCTCTGTGTCAACTGCCAGAAACTGTCCAGTTGTGTTTTCATCCGTCCCGCCGAAGGGGTCTGGCATTGCGAAGAGTATGCTTGAGCTGTAAGCGGTGCGTCTGATTCTGGAGGTTGAACCTTTTTCATCCCTGGTTAACCAGGTCAATATCCATCATTTGCTGACCAGCAAGGAATCTGGCGAGTACGGGCATTCCTCAGGTGAGAATCTACTCGCCGGGTAATAATTCCTCACTTAATAACAAAAATCACAAACTCCTATCGTAATACTACACTTTTTTGTCGTCCCTGACAGGTAAATTCAAGTTTATTATCGGCAACAGCTTACAGGGGACAAAATCAAGTTCGTTTTCCTCTTGCGGAGAAGCTCCGTTTTGATTAAGATGGCATATATGTTATGGTACACTAATTGCTCTATCTTTGAGAAAATGCCTATAGTTTTGTACAAATGATACTCCGAGGTGGAGATATTCGTTGCTTGGGAGGTTGGGGGCTTTGGCTTAGTCCTCGAGATTTGTCCGGTCAAGAACACCGTCCCTGTCAGATTTATCTCAATTTCAATCGTCGCTTCGGATGAGATTCTTATATGACTTCAAATACTTCCTGATACAACCCGGGAGGATGACTTTGAGGAGGAATGATTGATGAATTCAAACAGCGCTGTTACAGATCTCTGCTCGACCTGTAACTACTTCGCCACCTGCACCTATCGCCAGGGACGTGAAGGTCCGATTCAATACTGCGAAATGTTCGCCGAAATCATAGACGGTTACGGAGGCGCGCACGGAGGGATTATAGCCTCACTCGAGGAGATTCAATCCAAGTACGGATATTTGCCCCCGGAAGCGCTCAAAATGGTGGCAGAAAAGACCGGTCGCTCGTTAGTTGATGTGTATGGGGTAGCGACTTTCTATCGGGCATTCAGTCTCAAGCCTCGGGGGCGGCATCTGATATCGGTCTGTCTGGGTACAGCCTGCCATGTTCGCGGCGGACCTGCCGTAGCGCTCGAGATAGAAAAGCAGCTGGGCATCCAGGCCGGTAATACTACCCCGGACCAGGAATTCACTTTTGAAACTGTCAACTGCCTGGGGGCATGCGCTCTCGGACCGATTGTGGTCATTGACGGGCATTACTTCTCAAAAGTCCGACCCAATATGGTAAGAGATATACTTGATAAAGCGCGGTCAGGTCTGGACCGTGTCGAAATAGTTACCGACCAGCGCATTTTCCCCATAGACGTCAGTTGCGCCCGCTGTAATCATACTCTTATGGACCCGCGACACCTTATAGATGGGCACCCTTCCATCAGGGTTACCGTCGCGTTTGACCACAAACACGGGTGGTTAGCGCTATCGAGTCTTTATGGAAGTTACAACACTGAATCCGAATACGAAATACCACTCAAAACCCTTGTGCAATTTTTCTGTCCCTACTGTCACGCCGAATTGCTTGGCGGTTCCAAGTGCGGCGAGTGCAACGCCCCTATGGTTCCGATGATTGTTCGCGGCGGTGGGATAGTTCAAATTTGTTCGCGCAAAGGTTGCAAAGGGCATCTGCTCGACCTGAGCAGCGCCCTGGTTTATTGACAATGGGCGGAGAAACTATGGAGGACTTGAAAGAATGAAGAGACTTGCATCTACAGCAGAATTCAAAGATTTCCGCCGTCGAATTCTGATTGAAAGAGACCTGAAATACGACATGCCGACGCTGGTGGTTTGTGCCGGCACCGGGGGGCAAGCCAGCGGAGCGAATGACATTATCAGGATTATCAAGAGATATATTCTGGAACATAATCTTCAAGAGAAAATCGCCTTTAGAATAACCGGCTGTCAGGGTTTCTGCGAAATGGACCCTTTTATTCTGGTTCAGCCGGGCCGCAATCTGTATCCGAAATTGAAGATGGACGATGTTCCGAAAGTAATTGAGGCAGCCCTGGGCGGATATATTGAAGAAGACCTTATTTATCGCGACCCGCGGTCGGAAAAGAAATATGTTAACCAGAATGATATTCCTTTTTTCCAGAAGCAAACCAGAACCATCCTGGGAAACAACGAACGATTAGATCCTATTCGCATACTCGATTATATCGAGCAGGGCGGCTACTCCGCTCTGGAAAAAGTGCTATGCAATCTCAACCCGGAATGGATAGTCGAGGAAGTGATCAAGTCGGGATTGCGGGGTCGGGGCGGAGCCGGATTCCCTACCGGTCGCAAATGGGACCTGGCGCGGCGCTCGGGCAAGAAAGGAAAACAGAAATATGTCGTGTGCAACGCCGATGAAGGTGACCCGGGAGCATATATGGACCGCAGTCTTCTGGAGGGGAACCCCCACGCAATACTGGAAGGTATGATTATTGCCGGTATTGCTATCGGCGCGACTCAGGGATATATCTATGTCCGTAGTGAATACCCGCTTGCCATTAAACATTCCCTGATAGCTATCCGTCAGGCGCGTGAAATAGGTATTATTGGACAAAACATACTTAATACCGGCGTTGATTTTGATATTCAGATTGTGCGGGGGGCGGGAGCCTTTGTCTGCGGCGAGGAAACCGCTCTCATTAAATCCGTTGAGGGTTTCATGGGCGAACCGCGCCAGCGTCCCCCTTATCCTATCGAAAAAGGGATTGGCGGTTGCCCCACCTGCATAAACAATGTTGAAACTCTCGCCAATATCCCGGTGATTATAAGTAAAGGGGCAGATGAATTTGTTAAAGTTGGTGTCCCGGGCAACACCGGCACCAAGATATTTTCTCTGGTCGGTAAGATTAAGAATACCGGGCTGGTTGAGGTTCCCCTCGGAATCAAAATCAGCGAAGTAATTAACATAATTGGCGGTGGTCCGGTCGGTGACGCCAAGATAAAGGCAATTCAGACCGGCGGTCCTTCCGGAGGCTGTATTCCGGCAAGCATGTTCGACCTCCCCATCGATTTCGATTCCCTCGCCAAAGCCGGTTCCATCATGGGCTCGGGCGGATTGATTGTGATGGACGACCGCACCTGCATGGTCGATGTCGCCAAGTATTTTATGAACTTCCTTAAAGATGAGTCCTGCGGCAAATGTTTCACCTGTCGCAAAGGGACACAGCGGATGTATGAACTTTTGGATGATATTTCGAAGGGGAACGGCACTCTCGAAAAGCTGCAACTTCTGGAAGAACTGGCGCTGGTAGTGAAAGATACCACCATGTGCGGTCTCGGGCAGTCGGCGGCAAATCCGGTTCTTTCCACGATCCGCTATTTCCGCAACGAATATCTGGAGCATATTATTCACAAACGCTGTCCGGCGGGAGTCTGCAAGGAGCTGGTCGGGGCGCCCTGCCAGTCGAGCTGTCCGCTGGGCACGGAAGCCTGGCGTTATGTGGCGCATATTGCCCGCGGTGAGTACGAGCAGGCTTATCAGGTCATTCGCGAAGCCAATCCTTTCCCCTCGGTCTGCGCCCGTGTCTGCAACCATCCCTGCGAGGAGCATTGCCGCGCCGGCGCCAGCGGCGGTCAGTCGGTCGCTATCCGCGCTCTCAAACGGTTTGTCACCGACCGAATCGACCCCGCATCTTACAAGCCGCATAGATTCGCCGATGCCGATGACAGCAGCCCCATGGTGGCGATTGTCGGCGCCGGTCCGGCCGGGTTGACGGCAGCGCATTATCTTTCCCTCAACGGTTATCGTGTGACGGTCTTTGATTCGGAGAAAAAGCCGGGAGGGATGATGTTCACCGCCATTCCGCCGTATCGTCTGCCTCGGGAGGTCATCGAAAAAGAGATAGAATCGCTTGTTGACGAGAATGTCGAACTGAAATTGAATTCCAGCCTTGGAAAAGAATTCAGCATCGACAGCCTTTTCGCCGACGGTTATAAATCGGTCTTCCTTGCTCTCGGAGCCCACAAGAGCAAAAGGCTCGAAATCGAAGGAGAAGATGTCCAGGGAGTATATCCCTCAATGCAGTTTCTCCGCGGTTACAATGTTCAAGGCAAGAAACTGGCTCGCGGCAAAGTTGGCGTAATTGGCGGCGGAAACTCCGCCATCGACGCCGCCCGCGTGGCTATCCGCCAGGAAGATGTCGAAAGCGTGACGGTCTTTTACCGCCGCACTCAGAACGAGATGCCGGCTTTCGAAGAGGAAATAGAAGCCGCGCTGCAGGAGGGAATCATACTCGAGACCCTGGTCACGCCGCTGCGCGTTCTTTCCACCAACGGCCGTCTGACCGGCATTCAATGCCTGC
The sequence above is a segment of the Candidatus Zixiibacteriota bacterium genome. Coding sequences within it:
- a CDS encoding NAD(P)H-dependent oxidoreductase subunit E → MNSNSAVTDLCSTCNYFATCTYRQGREGPIQYCEMFAEIIDGYGGAHGGIIASLEEIQSKYGYLPPEALKMVAEKTGRSLVDVYGVATFYRAFSLKPRGRHLISVCLGTACHVRGGPAVALEIEKQLGIQAGNTTPDQEFTFETVNCLGACALGPIVVIDGHYFSKVRPNMVRDILDKARSGLDRVEIVTDQRIFPIDVSCARCNHTLMDPRHLIDGHPSIRVTVAFDHKHGWLALSSLYGSYNTESEYEIPLKTLVQFFCPYCHAELLGGSKCGECNAPMVPMIVRGGGIVQICSRKGCKGHLLDLSSALVY
- a CDS encoding NADH-ubiquinone oxidoreductase-F iron-sulfur binding region domain-containing protein, with amino-acid sequence MKRLASTAEFKDFRRRILIERDLKYDMPTLVVCAGTGGQASGANDIIRIIKRYILEHNLQEKIAFRITGCQGFCEMDPFILVQPGRNLYPKLKMDDVPKVIEAALGGYIEEDLIYRDPRSEKKYVNQNDIPFFQKQTRTILGNNERLDPIRILDYIEQGGYSALEKVLCNLNPEWIVEEVIKSGLRGRGGAGFPTGRKWDLARRSGKKGKQKYVVCNADEGDPGAYMDRSLLEGNPHAILEGMIIAGIAIGATQGYIYVRSEYPLAIKHSLIAIRQAREIGIIGQNILNTGVDFDIQIVRGAGAFVCGEETALIKSVEGFMGEPRQRPPYPIEKGIGGCPTCINNVETLANIPVIISKGADEFVKVGVPGNTGTKIFSLVGKIKNTGLVEVPLGIKISEVINIIGGGPVGDAKIKAIQTGGPSGGCIPASMFDLPIDFDSLAKAGSIMGSGGLIVMDDRTCMVDVAKYFMNFLKDESCGKCFTCRKGTQRMYELLDDISKGNGTLEKLQLLEELALVVKDTTMCGLGQSAANPVLSTIRYFRNEYLEHIIHKRCPAGVCKELVGAPCQSSCPLGTEAWRYVAHIARGEYEQAYQVIREANPFPSVCARVCNHPCEEHCRAGASGGQSVAIRALKRFVTDRIDPASYKPHRFADADDSSPMVAIVGAGPAGLTAAHYLSLNGYRVTVFDSEKKPGGMMFTAIPPYRLPREVIEKEIESLVDENVELKLNSSLGKEFSIDSLFADGYKSVFLALGAHKSKRLEIEGEDVQGVYPSMQFLRGYNVQGKKLARGKVGVIGGGNSAIDAARVAIRQEDVESVTVFYRRTQNEMPAFEEEIEAALQEGIILETLVTPLRVLSTNGRLTGIQCLRNSLGEPDSSGRRRPVPIAGSEFVAALDTLIVAISEGSDIDCISVASSMKIDTDEKASTVKVDFETLCTNRPGVFAGGDLTTGPNTIVDAIAAGKKAAIMIDRYIRGETLRQPGQVRLPQIYVEPAPACDQPLAMETRVDTPRAAVQWRKRGFAEVEMSLTVKEATREACRCLRCDLEFTKPPTPEKKQIQVGG